One Lycium barbarum isolate Lr01 chromosome 5, ASM1917538v2, whole genome shotgun sequence genomic window carries:
- the LOC132639819 gene encoding uncharacterized protein LOC132639819 has translation MTTLPIGAENETIAAQAARNLTFIGGSITVEEAPRHNNRAPKKGKQLSYFPPATDNLGRIASYLGKPFCTDRLTAEEGRLSYARILVEVDVTQPLPEQLTIEEAKGKTRVQEVSYDWYPEYYKDCMCLGHVVEACPVNLAAGKNAKNKGVTAEKVVDPKPTAAPTYPQGRYTQAQHGRWQAKPGNQITQVQGEVTNQTGSNDHGGETQELNQGLNQPFKQKELRSFLLKHRIDLLGCLETKIKQRKVEKFRRFFGENWTWYVDYSLEPNGRIWLGWKHSNVKVTVVLARAQLIHCYVEDKGSSFATYVTFVYGYNTNTERKEIWNTLRHINHIIAEPWLLLGDFNTCLSVEDRINGTPVHHQEIQDFIGCVENIGLGQMTRRGCEFIWCNKRMLWHANLEALIGLPECLDHSLILVNTSVAHQPSTNPFRLLNVLLKQEEFKAQVEQIWEVQVQGFYMYKVWRKLQLLGAQCKQLNRTMNSLETKLYSLKGELQEVQEKLSQNMLMPTL, from the exons ATGACTACACTACCTATTGGGGCTGAGAATGAAACGATTGCGGCACAGGCAGCTAGAAATCTCACATTCATTGGGGGTAGCATTACAGTTGAGGAGGCTCCACGACACAACAATAGAGCTCCAAAAAAAGGTAAACAACTGTCCTACTTCCCTCCG GCAACTGATAACTTGGGTAGGATTGCTAGTTATTTGGGTAAACCTTTTTGCACTGATAGATTGACTGCCGAAGAGGGAAGGTTATCTTATGCTAGAATCCTAGTTGAGGTGGACGTTACTCAACCACTCCCTGAACAACTGActatagaagaagcaaaaggGAAGACAAGGGTACAAGAGGTGTCTTATGACTGGTATCCAGAGTACTATAAGGACTGTATGTGCTTGGGGCATGTTGTGGAAGCTTGCCCTGTGAATTTAGCTGCTGGGAAGAATGCCAAAAACAAAGGGGTGACTGCTGAGAAGGTAGTTGATCCTAAGCCTACTGCAGCACCTACATATCCACAAGGTAGATATACACAAGCACAACACGGGCGTTGGCAGGCCAAGCCTGGAAACCAAATCACTCAAGTTCAGGGGGAGGTGACAAACCAAACTGGCAGTAATGATCATGGTGGAGAGACACAGGAGTTGAATCA AGGGCTAAATCAGcccttcaagcaaaaggagttgagaTCCTTTTTGCTAAAGCATAGAATAGATTTACTGGGTTGTTTAGAGACAAAAATAAAGCAAAGGAAGGTAGAAAAATTCCGAAGGTTCTTTGGGGAAAATTGGACATGGTACGTAGACTATTCCCTGGAGCCAAATGGCAGAATATGGCTTGGTTGGAAACATAGTAATGTCAAGGTTACTGTGGTCCTAGCAAGGGCACAACTTATACACTGCTATGTGGAAGATAAGGGGTCTTCTTTTGCCACTTACGTGACTTTTGTATATGGATATAATACAAATACTGAAAGGAAGGAGATATGGAACACATTGAGGCACATCAATCACATAATAGCTGAACCCTGGCTTCTACTGGGGGATTTTAATACTTGTCTTTCAGTGGAAGATAGAATTAATGGTACCCCTGttcatcatcaagagatacaagACTTTATAGGCTGTGTTGAAAACATAGGGTTAGGGCAAATGACTAGAAGAGGATGTGAGTTCATATGGTGTAACAAGAGGATGCTGTGG CATGCTAACTTGGAGGCATTGATTGGTCTACCTGAATGCTTGGACCACTCTCTTATACTAGTGAATACCTCTGTAGCGCATCAGCCTAGTACCAATCCATTCAGACTATTGAATGTATTACTCAAGCAGGAGGAATTCAAGGCTCAGGTTGAACAAATATGGGAAGTTCAGGTTCAAGGCTTCTATATGTACAAGGTGTGGAGGAAATTGCAACTGTTAGGTGCACAATGTAAGCAACTCAACAGAACTATGAATTCCTTAGAAACCAAACTGTATAGCTTGAAGGGTGAGCTGCAAGAGGTACAAGAGAAGCTCAGCCAAAATATGTTGATGCCAACCTTATAA